Below is a window of Paraburkholderia kururiensis DNA.
TCGGGCCATGGCTTCAAGCCCTTCGTGCCGGTGATCTTCGACGAGGTTCGCTTCCATGTCGTACTTCCGCTCGCGCTGCTCTCGGGCATGCTGCTGCTTTTCAACTTCAGCGTGGTACGAAGCACGCTCAAGCCGCTCGACGAAACCATCGCCGCCGTGGACCGCATCGATCCGGCGCAGATTGCCGCCCGCATCGAGTCCGCCACGCCGCTTTGGGAGGTGCAGGCGCTGGTCGGGTCGGTGAACCGTATGCTGGATCGGCTTCAGCGGTCCGTGGAAACGCTGCGGGAATTCGCGGGCAACGCGGCGCACGAGTTGCGCACGCCGCTTGCCATCCTGATGCTCGGCATCGGCAACCTGCCGGACGGCGAGGCAAAGACGAAACTCACGCGCGACGCCCAGCGCATGAAGCGGCTCGTGGACCAGATGCTCGACATGGCGCAGGCCAGCACGATCGAAATTGCCGCGGACGACCGCGCCGATCTCAACGCGCTCGCACGCGACGTTTCCACCGATCTGCTGCCGCTCGCGGTAGCGCGCGGCCGATCCATCACGTTTGTGGACGCAGGCGGCGCCACGATTCGCGGCCACGCGGAAGCGATTGGCCGCGCGCTGCGCAACGTGATCGAGAACGCGCTGGAGCACACGCCGAGAGGAACCGCAGTGGAGGTGGTGAGCGGCCCGGGCCGCTGCTGCTCGGTGCGCGACCACGGGCCGGGCATTCCCGCGGACCAGCGCGCCAGAATCTTCGATCGCTTCTATCGGCTGGACCGCAGCCGTAACGGCGGAGCGGGCCTGGGGCTCGCCATCGCGATGACGATCATGGAAGCGCACGGCGGCAGGATCGAAGTGG
It encodes the following:
- a CDS encoding HAMP domain-containing sensor histidine kinase — translated: MSRSEMAEGPHAGDARAPRRRRRTLFFTMSVRLAMVGCVFMLVQLLAVVWMYVRNPNELDQLLISAEAGRIAREIAPGGAGADIALSADLARPLAPDTRRAFVIHEKGGAIVARRDDGDLRIEQEPPMSFLVIRTQRETWGDRFLLTGTRRVSVDDRPYWITVAISGHGFKPFVPVIFDEVRFHVVLPLALLSGMLLLFNFSVVRSTLKPLDETIAAVDRIDPAQIAARIESATPLWEVQALVGSVNRMLDRLQRSVETLREFAGNAAHELRTPLAILMLGIGNLPDGEAKTKLTRDAQRMKRLVDQMLDMAQASTIEIAADDRADLNALARDVSTDLLPLAVARGRSITFVDAGGATIRGHAEAIGRALRNVIENALEHTPRGTAVEVVSGPGRCCSVRDHGPGIPADQRARIFDRFYRLDRSRNGGAGLGLAIAMTIMEAHGGRIEVDDAPGGGALMRLRF